A genome region from Solirubrobacter pauli includes the following:
- the coaA gene encoding type I pantothenate kinase codes for MLKLGAASPFVAVPRSRWSELAAPTAVTLDYDELARLSGLGEPVAPDEVDEVYLPLARLLELRIDAAKQLSAAQGEFLGDPEHAVPFLLALGGSVAVGKSTAARMIVRLLQTIRPEWRVELVTTDGFLLPNATLIEKGILARKGFPESYDRRRLLRFVAELKSGVEEVRAPVYSHLIYDIVEDESQVVRRPDVVVLEGVNVLKRGSGRVYVSDFADFALYLDAEESDVQRWYLNRFLKLRNGAFQDPDSYFHRYAVLSDEEATAVAEGIWQRTNRPNLLENIKPTRPRADLILEKGGDHFISRILLRRT; via the coding sequence TTGCTGAAGCTCGGCGCGGCTTCACCCTTCGTCGCGGTCCCACGCTCGCGCTGGAGCGAGCTGGCGGCCCCGACCGCGGTCACCCTCGACTACGACGAGCTGGCGCGGCTCTCCGGCCTGGGCGAGCCGGTCGCGCCCGACGAGGTGGACGAGGTCTACCTGCCGCTCGCGCGGCTGCTCGAGCTGCGGATCGACGCCGCCAAGCAGCTCTCGGCCGCGCAGGGCGAGTTCCTCGGCGACCCGGAGCACGCGGTGCCGTTCCTGCTCGCGCTCGGCGGAAGCGTCGCGGTCGGCAAGTCGACCGCCGCGCGGATGATCGTGCGGCTGCTGCAGACGATCCGCCCGGAGTGGCGCGTCGAGCTCGTCACCACCGACGGCTTCCTGCTCCCGAACGCGACCCTGATCGAGAAGGGCATCCTCGCCCGCAAGGGCTTCCCGGAGAGCTATGACCGGCGGCGCCTGCTGCGCTTCGTGGCGGAGTTGAAGAGCGGCGTGGAGGAGGTCCGCGCGCCGGTCTACTCGCACCTGATCTACGACATCGTCGAGGACGAGTCGCAGGTCGTGCGCCGGCCCGACGTGGTCGTGCTCGAGGGCGTGAACGTGCTCAAGCGCGGCAGCGGCCGCGTCTACGTGTCCGACTTCGCGGACTTCGCCCTGTACCTGGACGCCGAGGAGTCCGACGTCCAGCGCTGGTACCTGAACCGCTTCCTCAAGCTCCGCAACGGCGCGTTCCAGGACCCCGACTCCTACTTCCATCGCTACGCCGTGCTGTCGGACGAGGAGGCGACCGCGGTCGCCGAGGGCATCTGGCAGCGCACCAACCGCCCGAACCTGCTCGAGAACATCAAGCCGACGCGGCCGCGCGCCGACCTGATCCTCGAGAAGGGCGGCGACCACTTCATCTCGCGGATCCTGCTGCGGCGAACGTGA
- a CDS encoding YbdD/YjiX family protein: protein MRDVFTGVRWYLREVSGETAYDRYVEHRRRDHPDEPVMTRRAFERARQDEREARPQARCC, encoded by the coding sequence GTGAGGGACGTGTTCACCGGGGTGCGCTGGTACCTGCGGGAGGTGTCCGGTGAGACGGCGTACGACCGCTACGTCGAGCATCGCCGCCGTGACCACCCGGACGAGCCGGTGATGACCCGTCGCGCCTTCGAGCGCGCGCGCCAGGACGAGCGCGAAGCCAGACCCCAAGCGCGCTGTTGCTGA
- a CDS encoding carbon starvation CstA family protein, whose translation MKTKSIAIWSAVAIVGAVAWGVIALVRDESISAAWLIAAAVGSYAIAYRFYARFIQYKVLGADARRATPAERLNNDRDFQPTDRRVLFGHHFAAIAGAGPLVGPVLAAQMGYLPGTIWIVAGVIFAGAVQDMVVLFFSMRRDGKSLGQMARDEIGPVGGIAALVAVLSIMVILLAVLALVVVNALANSPWGTFSIAMTIPIALFMGFYLRVIRPGRVLEVSLIGVVLLLIVIAAGGWVQDSSLADAFTLEPETLVFCLIAYGFVASVLPVWMLLAPRDYLSTFMKIGTIVLLAIGILVTLPVMENEAVTKFATNGEGPVFAGSLFPFVFITIACGALSGFHSLIASGTTPKLIEKETQVRFIGYGAMLMESFVAIMAIIAASIIDPGLYFAVNSPAGVTGGTVQTASEFVNGIGFAITPDALQSAATAVEEESLISKTGGAPTFALGVSEIFAGVTGQGMKAFWYHFAIMFEALFILTTVDAGTRVGRFMLQDTIGNVYKPFRDVSWKPGVWLCSAIIVAAWGYFLYVGVTDPLGGINQLFPLFGIANQLLAAIALTLCTVLLIKHGKLKWAWVTGIPLAWDAVVTLTASYQKVFSGDPKLGFFAQRDKFQDAIAAGQVLPPAKDLDEMNAVVTNSTVDGVLAAFFATLIIVVILDATRISIKAIRSREPLPTSEVPAQESELDAPDGLFDRKLETIS comes from the coding sequence GTGAAGACCAAGTCCATCGCGATCTGGTCGGCCGTGGCCATCGTCGGGGCCGTCGCCTGGGGAGTCATCGCGCTGGTGCGCGACGAGTCGATCAGCGCCGCCTGGCTGATCGCGGCCGCCGTCGGCTCGTACGCCATCGCCTACCGCTTCTACGCGCGGTTCATCCAGTACAAGGTGCTCGGGGCGGACGCGCGCCGCGCCACGCCCGCGGAGCGCCTGAACAACGACCGCGACTTCCAGCCGACCGACCGGCGCGTCCTCTTCGGCCACCACTTCGCGGCGATCGCCGGCGCCGGGCCGCTCGTCGGCCCCGTGCTGGCGGCCCAGATGGGCTACCTGCCGGGCACGATCTGGATCGTCGCCGGCGTGATCTTCGCCGGCGCGGTGCAGGACATGGTCGTCCTGTTCTTCTCGATGCGCCGCGATGGCAAGAGCCTCGGGCAGATGGCGCGCGACGAGATCGGCCCGGTCGGCGGCATCGCCGCGCTGGTCGCCGTCCTCTCGATCATGGTGATCCTGCTCGCGGTGCTGGCGCTCGTCGTCGTCAACGCGCTCGCGAACTCGCCCTGGGGCACGTTCAGCATCGCGATGACGATCCCGATCGCGCTGTTCATGGGCTTCTACCTGCGCGTGATCCGGCCCGGGCGGGTGCTGGAGGTCTCGCTGATCGGCGTGGTGCTCCTGCTGATCGTGATCGCGGCCGGTGGCTGGGTCCAGGACTCGAGCCTCGCCGACGCGTTCACGCTCGAACCCGAGACGCTCGTCTTCTGCCTGATCGCGTACGGCTTCGTGGCGTCCGTCCTGCCCGTCTGGATGCTGCTCGCCCCGCGCGACTACCTCTCGACGTTCATGAAGATCGGCACGATCGTGCTCCTCGCGATCGGGATCCTCGTGACGCTCCCGGTGATGGAGAACGAGGCGGTGACGAAGTTCGCCACCAACGGCGAGGGCCCGGTGTTCGCCGGTTCGCTGTTCCCGTTCGTGTTCATCACGATCGCGTGCGGCGCGCTCTCGGGCTTCCACTCGCTGATCGCGTCCGGCACCACGCCGAAGCTGATCGAGAAGGAGACGCAGGTCCGCTTCATCGGCTACGGCGCGATGCTGATGGAGTCCTTCGTCGCGATCATGGCGATCATCGCCGCGTCGATCATCGACCCGGGCCTGTACTTCGCGGTCAACTCACCGGCGGGCGTCACCGGGGGCACGGTGCAGACGGCGTCGGAGTTCGTCAACGGGATCGGGTTCGCGATCACCCCGGACGCGCTGCAGTCCGCCGCGACGGCCGTCGAGGAGGAGTCGCTCATCTCCAAGACCGGCGGCGCGCCGACGTTCGCGCTCGGCGTGTCCGAGATCTTCGCCGGAGTGACCGGCCAGGGCATGAAAGCGTTCTGGTACCACTTCGCGATCATGTTCGAGGCCCTGTTCATCCTCACCACGGTGGACGCGGGCACGCGGGTCGGGCGCTTCATGCTCCAGGACACGATCGGCAACGTGTACAAGCCGTTCCGCGACGTGTCGTGGAAGCCGGGCGTGTGGCTCTGCAGCGCGATCATCGTCGCCGCCTGGGGCTACTTCCTGTACGTGGGTGTGACCGACCCGCTCGGCGGGATCAACCAGCTGTTCCCGCTGTTCGGCATCGCGAACCAGCTGCTGGCGGCGATCGCGCTCACGCTCTGCACCGTCCTCTTGATCAAGCACGGCAAGCTCAAGTGGGCCTGGGTGACCGGCATCCCGCTCGCCTGGGACGCGGTCGTCACGCTCACCGCGAGCTACCAGAAGGTGTTCAGCGGCGACCCGAAGCTCGGCTTCTTCGCCCAGCGCGACAAGTTCCAGGACGCGATCGCCGCCGGGCAGGTCCTGCCTCCGGCCAAAGACCTGGACGAGATGAACGCGGTCGTGACAAACTCGACCGTGGATGGCGTGCTCGCCGCGTTCTTCGCCACCCTCATCATCGTGGTCATCCTCGACGCCACCCGCATCTCGATCAAGGCCATCCGGTCGCGCGAGCCGCTGCCGACTTCCGAGGTGCCCGCGCAGGAGTCCGAGCTCGACGCGCCGGACGGGCTGTTCGACCGCAAGCTGGAGACGATCTCGTGA
- a CDS encoding AzlD domain-containing protein, with the protein MTTVWITIAALAVGTFAAKATGTLVLGTRELPQRALQVTALLAPALLAGLVIYETFGTDDGLAVDARAAGLAAAILAMLAKAPMIVVMLVAAAVAAGVRAFS; encoded by the coding sequence ATGACGACGGTGTGGATCACGATCGCGGCGCTGGCCGTCGGCACGTTCGCGGCCAAGGCCACCGGCACGCTCGTCCTGGGCACGCGCGAGCTGCCGCAGCGCGCGCTGCAGGTGACCGCACTCCTCGCTCCCGCCCTGCTCGCGGGCCTCGTGATCTACGAGACGTTCGGCACCGACGACGGCCTGGCGGTCGATGCCCGCGCCGCCGGGCTCGCCGCCGCGATCCTCGCGATGCTGGCGAAGGCGCCGATGATCGTCGTGATGCTCGTCGCAGCGGCGGTCGCCGCCGGGGTCCGCGCGTTTAGCTAG
- a CDS encoding AzlC family ABC transporter permease has translation MDDNFREGLRAGGSLILPTFAGGFSFGVLAQPVMGSIAPVLMSFIVFSGAAQFAALTVLVTGGGALAAIAAGMLLNARWLPMGLAIGPFLKGGPVQRSIESVAIVDSSFALASRGDGTFDRERLIGSTLPQFAAWGSGTLAGVVLGPVLGDPQALGLDAMFPAFFAFLLFGELRDRVRLSAAAGGAAIAFLLMPFTPAGVPVVAAACAALIGLKHTRTTAAT, from the coding sequence GTGGACGACAACTTCCGAGAAGGCTTGAGAGCCGGCGGCTCGCTGATCCTGCCGACGTTCGCCGGCGGCTTCTCGTTCGGCGTGCTCGCGCAGCCCGTGATGGGCTCGATCGCCCCCGTGCTGATGTCCTTCATCGTCTTCTCCGGTGCTGCCCAGTTCGCGGCGCTGACCGTCCTGGTGACCGGCGGCGGCGCGCTGGCCGCGATCGCGGCCGGCATGCTGCTCAACGCGCGCTGGCTGCCGATGGGGCTGGCGATCGGCCCGTTCCTGAAGGGCGGGCCCGTGCAGCGCTCGATCGAGTCGGTCGCGATCGTGGACTCCTCGTTCGCCCTGGCCAGCCGTGGCGACGGCACGTTCGACCGCGAGCGGCTGATCGGCTCCACGCTCCCGCAGTTCGCGGCCTGGGGGTCGGGCACCCTGGCCGGCGTGGTGCTCGGCCCCGTGCTCGGCGATCCGCAGGCGCTGGGTCTCGACGCGATGTTCCCCGCCTTCTTCGCCTTCCTGCTGTTCGGTGAGCTGCGCGACCGCGTCCGGCTCTCCGCGGCGGCCGGCGGCGCCGCGATCGCCTTCCTGCTGATGCCGTTCACGCCCGCGGGGGTCCCGGTCGTGGCCGCGGCGTGCGCGGCGCTGATCGGCCTCAAGCACACGCGCACGACGGCCGCGACATGA